In Treponema primitia ZAS-2, a genomic segment contains:
- a CDS encoding response regulator, with translation MPGAAEKTAAFNEVLRIANEVPRVAKDTAPANTENAVLHGVRVLLVEDNEINAMIVQELLSAVGMEVTTAQNGQEALDILSDKAKSQLPPFDLVLMDLQMPVMDGYEATRIIKETPEYKDMPVYALTAHAFPEEKERCIALGMEDHLTKPIDVDIFYSALRNAAASKK, from the coding sequence GTGCCAGGGGCAGCGGAAAAAACCGCCGCTTTCAACGAAGTTCTCCGCATAGCTAACGAAGTTCCCCGGGTAGCCAAGGATACGGCGCCGGCGAATACTGAAAATGCCGTATTGCATGGCGTACGCGTTCTACTGGTAGAAGACAATGAAATTAACGCTATGATCGTTCAGGAACTCCTCAGTGCGGTTGGCATGGAAGTTACCACGGCGCAAAACGGCCAGGAAGCTTTGGATATTCTTTCCGATAAAGCCAAGTCGCAGCTTCCGCCCTTTGACCTGGTGCTGATGGATCTCCAAATGCCGGTTATGGACGGTTACGAGGCTACCCGGATCATCAAGGAAACTCCCGAATACAAGGACATGCCGGTTTATGCGCTGACCGCCCATGCGTTCCCCGAGGAAAAGGAGCGCTGCATTGCCCTGGGCATGGAAGACCACCTGACCAAACCTATTGACGTCGATATATTTTACAGCGCCCTGCGAAATGCAGCGGCTTCGAAAAAGTAA
- a CDS encoding PD-(D/E)XK nuclease family transposase, producing MIDTNPSQNPENTGLKKRVQLSPEDDPLDITRDPVFKAVLTRETPESRNALRCLVSAAIGQPVTVISVVANEPPVNDIRDRQIRYDISIRFNDGNLGNIEMTLYPDTHEHLRQECHLAWLFATQDIRGIEHRYGDLQPAYQISLLGENLHKDDVLVHRFRYYDPEHNLSFGGLTSIIDIELPKAEQFLAKPVSGMTEIERWAVFFRYIQDFEQRELINDLLDQEEGLAMATAELLTVSKDDEMRARLESQLKNQLDWQSGMVNAKQDGEAVGYEKAKREYTGIIGEKDAKIQALEQKLRDLGLTAE from the coding sequence ATGATTGATACAAACCCCAGCCAAAATCCCGAAAATACCGGCTTGAAAAAGCGGGTGCAACTTAGCCCGGAAGACGACCCACTGGATATCACCCGCGACCCTGTCTTCAAGGCCGTGCTGACCAGAGAAACCCCCGAGTCCCGCAATGCCCTGCGTTGCCTCGTCTCCGCTGCCATCGGGCAGCCGGTTACCGTTATTTCCGTTGTCGCCAACGAGCCCCCGGTCAACGATATCCGGGATCGCCAGATCCGCTACGATATTTCAATCAGGTTTAACGATGGTAATCTGGGTAATATCGAAATGACCCTATACCCGGATACGCATGAACATCTCAGGCAGGAATGCCACCTCGCCTGGCTCTTTGCCACCCAGGACATCAGGGGAATTGAACACCGCTATGGGGATCTACAGCCCGCTTACCAAATATCTCTTCTGGGCGAGAACCTCCACAAGGATGATGTACTGGTCCATCGATTCCGGTATTACGATCCGGAGCATAACTTGTCATTCGGGGGGCTGACCTCTATAATTGACATAGAGTTACCGAAAGCGGAGCAGTTCCTGGCAAAACCGGTTTCTGGAATGACGGAGATTGAGCGCTGGGCGGTATTTTTCCGGTATATCCAGGATTTTGAGCAGCGGGAACTGATCAATGATCTACTTGACCAGGAGGAGGGCCTAGCCATGGCAACGGCGGAACTTTTAACGGTGAGCAAGGACGATGAAATGCGGGCCCGGCTTGAGAGCCAGCTCAAGAACCAACTGGATTGGCAGAGCGGCATGGTAAATGCGAAACAGGACGGAGAAGCCGTCGGGTATGAGAAGGCTAAAAGGGAATACACAGGGATAATCGGGGAGAAGGACGCAAAAATCCAGGCTTTGGAGCAAAAATTGCGGGACTTGGGGCTGACGGCGGAGTAA
- the modA gene encoding molybdate ABC transporter substrate-binding protein has product MKRGIIRFVKVLLVSSLILPAALFGGGKKDAAPQSAPVEQHEPVTILVAAAASLEYSYVQQLIPLFQSKYPWITVEGTYDSSGKLQTQIESGLQADVFMSAATTQMDNLVGKNLIAPDSVKPLLENKIVLIKPAGGATTVTGFQNATQARVIALGDPASVPAGQYAREAFTSLGIWDAVSAKASLGTNVTEVLNWVGEASAEVGVVYATDAATTKKVEVIAEAPAGSLARKVIYPVGITASSAHPAEAKLFVDFLASPDGLAVFISYGFAPNL; this is encoded by the coding sequence ATGAAGAGAGGAATTATTCGTTTTGTTAAGGTTTTATTGGTAAGTAGCCTGATTCTGCCGGCGGCTCTGTTTGGGGGCGGAAAAAAGGATGCGGCCCCCCAGTCTGCCCCGGTGGAACAGCATGAGCCGGTCACCATCCTGGTAGCCGCCGCTGCAAGCCTGGAATATTCATACGTGCAGCAGCTCATCCCCCTGTTCCAGAGCAAGTACCCCTGGATCACCGTAGAGGGAACCTACGATAGTTCCGGTAAGCTCCAGACCCAGATTGAGTCGGGGCTCCAGGCTGATGTGTTTATGTCCGCCGCTACCACCCAGATGGATAACCTGGTGGGCAAAAACCTCATAGCCCCGGATTCTGTAAAGCCCTTGTTGGAAAACAAGATCGTTCTGATCAAGCCCGCAGGGGGCGCCACCACGGTGACCGGTTTCCAGAACGCGACCCAGGCCCGGGTCATCGCCCTGGGAGACCCCGCCAGTGTGCCCGCAGGGCAATACGCCCGTGAAGCCTTTACCAGCCTGGGCATTTGGGACGCTGTGTCCGCCAAGGCTAGCCTGGGAACCAATGTCACGGAAGTGCTGAACTGGGTAGGGGAGGCCAGCGCTGAAGTGGGAGTGGTCTACGCTACCGATGCAGCCACCACCAAAAAGGTGGAAGTAATCGCCGAGGCCCCTGCGGGAAGCCTGGCCCGGAAGGTGATCTACCCCGTGGGAATCACCGCTTCCTCCGCACACCCCGCTGAGGCAAAACTGTTTGTGGATTTCCTCGCCTCCCCTGATGGTCTGGCTGTCTTTATAAGTTACGGTTTCGCCCCGAATCTATGA
- a CDS encoding PadR family transcriptional regulator, with product MKNEVRTLKYAILGLLSREPMTGYDLSKEFSHGLLRYWNATHSQIYPELKKLVDEALVVFDVVSQGKLEKKLYTLTKPGQDEFLQWLTRDEPMELNTKDVFKLRLYFSGSMSDANLLTQLESQLKVRRERYAIRLEKSYDEIDPTLLSRADRGDYLALELTIYREQADIQWFERSIALLKRIMDS from the coding sequence ATGAAAAATGAAGTTCGCACCTTAAAATACGCCATCCTGGGCCTGCTCTCCCGTGAACCGATGACCGGTTATGATTTAAGCAAGGAATTCAGCCACGGGCTCCTGCGGTACTGGAACGCCACCCATAGCCAGATTTATCCGGAACTGAAAAAACTGGTGGATGAAGCATTGGTAGTGTTTGATGTGGTGTCCCAGGGAAAACTGGAAAAGAAACTCTATACCCTTACCAAACCGGGGCAGGACGAATTTTTACAATGGCTTACCCGGGATGAACCGATGGAATTAAACACCAAGGATGTGTTCAAACTACGGCTCTACTTTTCCGGCAGCATGAGTGACGCCAATCTGCTTACCCAACTGGAATCCCAGCTGAAGGTTCGCCGAGAACGGTACGCCATACGGCTTGAAAAAAGCTACGACGAAATCGATCCCACCCTGCTCAGTCGGGCTGACCGGGGGGACTACCTTGCCCTGGAACTGACTATTTACCGTGAACAGGCAGATATCCAATGGTTTGAACGGAGCATAGCCCTGTTAAAACGTATCATGGACTCTTAG
- a CDS encoding sulfate/molybdate ABC transporter ATP-binding protein → MSISVTVRKRLSRQFTLETEFKTGEGCLGILGASGCGKSMTLKCIAGIETPDEGFISVNGRVLFDSAKGINLKPQERRVGYLFQNYALFPRMTVLGNITVGLSGPGSENTALARTWLKRFGIEDLEDRYPAQLSGGQQQRAALARMLIREPELLLLDEPFSALDSFLREQMQLQLLELLGVHRDIIMVTHSRDEVYKICDELLVMDAGRSLAQGNTRELFLNPDTVQTARLTGCKNISPIKWTGPQEACALDWGLQLRMPVPADTRITHIGIRAHDFVPVSDSGTAASGEKFNQVRIKVTVSSESPFERIVLFTNADTPGQATELWWLYSKYTRCIIPERLFIPPEAILPLREMIPAG, encoded by the coding sequence GTGAGTATTAGTGTTACTGTGCGCAAGCGCCTGTCCCGGCAGTTCACCCTGGAAACGGAATTCAAAACCGGCGAAGGCTGCCTGGGGATACTGGGCGCTTCGGGCTGCGGGAAGAGCATGACCCTCAAGTGTATAGCCGGCATTGAAACCCCTGACGAAGGCTTTATCTCGGTTAACGGCCGGGTCCTTTTTGATTCTGCAAAGGGAATCAACCTCAAGCCCCAGGAACGCCGGGTGGGCTACCTCTTTCAGAATTACGCCCTTTTCCCCCGGATGACTGTACTGGGTAATATCACTGTGGGCCTCTCCGGTCCTGGTTCTGAAAACACCGCCCTGGCCCGCACCTGGCTTAAGCGCTTCGGCATTGAGGACTTAGAAGACCGGTATCCGGCCCAGCTTTCCGGGGGCCAGCAACAGCGGGCCGCCCTGGCCCGTATGCTTATCCGGGAGCCGGAACTACTGCTGCTGGACGAGCCTTTTTCCGCCCTGGACAGTTTTCTTAGGGAACAGATGCAGCTTCAGCTGCTGGAACTTCTGGGGGTCCATCGGGATATAATCATGGTGACCCACAGCCGGGACGAGGTGTACAAGATCTGCGATGAACTTTTAGTCATGGACGCCGGCCGCTCCCTTGCCCAGGGCAATACCCGAGAACTATTTCTGAACCCCGATACGGTGCAGACCGCCCGGCTTACGGGGTGCAAAAATATTTCCCCTATCAAGTGGACAGGCCCCCAGGAAGCCTGCGCCCTGGACTGGGGCCTCCAACTTCGTATGCCGGTTCCCGCGGATACCCGCATTACCCACATCGGCATACGGGCCCACGACTTTGTCCCGGTTTCGGATAGTGGAACTGCTGCCTCCGGGGAAAAATTTAACCAAGTACGGATCAAAGTGACGGTCAGTTCTGAATCCCCCTTTGAGCGCATCGTCCTATTTACCAATGCCGACACCCCCGGGCAGGCAACTGAACTCTGGTGGTTGTACAGTAAGTATACCCGGTGTATAATACCTGAACGGCTCTTTATTCCCCCGGAGGCGATCTTGCCCCTGAGGGAGATGATACCGGCGGGGTGA
- a CDS encoding cobalamin-dependent protein gives MVHVGRIKDSLFKLEDEKVLAEVQKTLDAGVPPEKVLEECKTAMVAFSEAFLQGKMFVSDLLISGVIFEDINKLVMPRMKASAAKKNAGKVVIGTVKNDIHNIGKIFVSNMLAASGFEVIDVGVDVPPKNFIEAVGDSNARALAMSCLLANCYDSIKETVEALEKAGLRDRVKIIIGGGWVDAHVVRYSGADAFGFNPQQCVHFCEEVYAR, from the coding sequence ATGGTTCACGTGGGCAGGATCAAGGACTCTTTGTTTAAGCTGGAAGATGAGAAAGTTTTAGCGGAAGTACAAAAGACCCTGGACGCCGGGGTTCCCCCGGAAAAAGTTCTGGAAGAATGTAAGACCGCCATGGTCGCTTTCAGCGAGGCCTTTTTGCAAGGAAAGATGTTCGTCTCGGACCTCCTCATTTCCGGGGTAATTTTTGAAGATATCAACAAACTGGTGATGCCCAGGATGAAAGCCTCGGCGGCGAAAAAAAACGCCGGCAAGGTAGTCATCGGTACGGTAAAAAATGATATTCACAACATAGGGAAAATTTTCGTATCCAACATGCTGGCTGCCTCAGGTTTTGAGGTCATCGATGTGGGGGTTGATGTGCCCCCGAAAAACTTTATCGAGGCCGTAGGGGACAGCAACGCCCGGGCCCTTGCCATGTCATGCCTTCTGGCTAACTGTTATGATTCCATTAAGGAAACTGTCGAAGCCCTGGAAAAAGCGGGGCTTCGGGATCGGGTGAAGATCATCATAGGCGGCGGCTGGGTGGACGCCCATGTGGTCAGATACTCCGGGGCAGATGCCTTTGGGTTCAATCCCCAGCAATGCGTTCATTTTTGTGAGGAAGTGTACGCCCGGTGA
- the modB gene encoding molybdate ABC transporter permease subunit — MNFSPILISIKTASAAIVVTFFLGLFAAKWVAGIRRRFLKMILDGILTLPLVLPPTVAGFFLLYIFGARRPVGQFFLDYFSIRIAFSWGATVLAAVAISFPLMYRSARGALEQVDENLIYAARTLGLSEWSIFWRICLPTALPGIASGGVLAFARGLGEFGATAMIAGNIAGKTRTLPLAIYSAVASGDMESAYTHVLIIVLISFVVVALMNYFTVLEGKAFTGRGRGSRRSR; from the coding sequence ATGAATTTTTCGCCCATACTGATATCCATAAAAACCGCCTCTGCGGCGATTGTGGTTACCTTTTTTCTGGGCCTCTTCGCCGCCAAGTGGGTGGCAGGTATCAGGCGCCGTTTTCTCAAGATGATCCTGGACGGCATCCTGACCCTGCCCCTGGTACTGCCCCCCACGGTGGCGGGTTTTTTCCTGCTCTATATCTTCGGGGCCAGGCGTCCGGTGGGTCAATTCTTCCTGGATTATTTTAGCATACGCATCGCCTTTTCCTGGGGCGCCACAGTCCTGGCGGCGGTGGCCATCTCCTTTCCCCTGATGTACCGTTCCGCCCGGGGCGCCCTGGAGCAGGTTGATGAAAACCTCATTTACGCCGCCCGTACCCTGGGCCTTTCCGAGTGGAGCATATTCTGGCGCATCTGCCTGCCCACCGCCCTGCCGGGAATCGCTTCCGGCGGGGTCCTGGCCTTTGCCCGGGGCCTGGGGGAATTTGGCGCCACCGCCATGATCGCCGGCAACATAGCCGGCAAAACCCGGACCTTGCCCCTGGCTATCTATTCAGCAGTCGCCTCAGGGGACATGGAAAGCGCCTACACCCACGTGCTCATCATTGTGCTCATCTCCTTTGTGGTGGTGGCCCTGATGAACTACTTTACGGTGTTAGAGGGGAAGGCCTTCACCGGGCGCGGACGTGGCAGCAGGCGGTCCCGGTGA
- a CDS encoding TOBE domain-containing protein: MKISARNQLKGKVLSIKEGAVNGIVLLDIGGGNKISSTISIDAIKELGLTVGSEAYAIIKATSVMIGIDH; this comes from the coding sequence ATGAAAATCAGTGCGCGGAATCAGTTAAAAGGAAAGGTCCTGAGTATTAAGGAAGGGGCGGTGAACGGCATCGTACTCCTGGATATAGGGGGCGGAAACAAGATTTCTTCTACCATCTCCATAGATGCCATAAAGGAGCTGGGCCTTACGGTGGGCAGCGAAGCCTACGCCATCATCAAGGCCACCTCGGTGATGATCGGCATCGACCACTAA
- a CDS encoding glycosyl hydrolase family 18 protein — MILILCFFLALSSCASAPQPPDPVPEQSPDDPARDIPADEEDVPEIFVYGEIPDDAKNLPVLLFDEIWGYVMAGREQALKTNYPLSDVGYFGAEIDVYGKLTDVPRRSRLRSFPGRVHLVVVCNSMALTHFVLEPGSPVRKQLVADLLEASRAYDGLQIDFENIPARDGANFLSFLQDLREGLGNRLFTIALKARTRTLQDDAYDYGKIKPLVDRILVMAYDEHWSRGEPGPIASMGWSRQVADYALKTVGPEKLIMGLPFYGRTWGDTDPFSAYVYSGIERIKSENAITEINRENGVPNFSYNVSVKMWAYYEDVFSLNIRSSLYLDMGIRSIGFWRIGQEDPLIWNFLQIAN, encoded by the coding sequence ATGATTTTAATACTATGTTTTTTTCTTGCCCTGTCCTCCTGCGCCTCGGCGCCTCAGCCGCCTGATCCTGTTCCGGAACAGTCCCCAGATGATCCGGCTCGGGATATCCCGGCGGATGAGGAGGATGTACCTGAAATATTCGTCTATGGGGAAATACCCGACGACGCAAAGAATCTGCCGGTTCTGCTCTTTGATGAAATTTGGGGCTATGTGATGGCTGGCCGGGAACAGGCTTTGAAAACAAATTACCCCCTGAGCGATGTGGGATACTTTGGTGCTGAAATAGATGTCTACGGCAAACTTACCGATGTGCCCCGTCGGAGCAGGCTCCGCAGCTTTCCCGGGCGGGTCCACCTGGTGGTGGTCTGTAACAGCATGGCCCTGACCCACTTTGTTCTGGAACCGGGAAGTCCGGTTCGAAAACAATTGGTGGCGGATCTCCTGGAAGCTTCAAGAGCTTACGATGGCTTGCAGATCGATTTTGAAAACATCCCCGCTAGGGATGGGGCCAATTTCCTTTCCTTCTTGCAGGATCTACGGGAGGGCCTGGGGAACCGGCTTTTTACCATTGCCCTGAAAGCCCGGACCAGAACCCTCCAGGATGATGCCTACGATTACGGGAAGATAAAGCCCCTGGTGGATCGGATTCTGGTAATGGCCTACGATGAGCATTGGTCCCGGGGTGAGCCGGGCCCCATCGCGTCCATGGGTTGGAGCCGCCAGGTGGCGGATTATGCCCTGAAAACCGTGGGCCCGGAAAAGCTGATCATGGGCCTGCCTTTTTACGGCCGGACCTGGGGAGACACAGACCCCTTCAGCGCTTACGTCTACTCGGGCATTGAGCGAATCAAAAGCGAAAACGCAATAACCGAGATCAACCGGGAAAACGGGGTTCCCAACTTTTCATATAATGTATCCGTAAAAATGTGGGCCTATTACGAGGATGTTTTTTCCCTGAATATCCGGAGCAGTCTGTACCTGGACATGGGTATTCGGTCCATAGGGTTCTGGCGTATCGGGCAGGAGGACCCCCTTATATGGAACTTCCTCCAAATAGCCAATTGA